From the genome of Verrucomicrobiia bacterium, one region includes:
- a CDS encoding sugar transferase, translated as MLFGCPPGRQATSNIQKIMENVENRKVVGLKQKQTVENGSVNNSAAPMWKRLLDAVVILLTLPATLLVGALIAIGIKLGSRGPVLFRQERIGYKGQRFVCFKFRTMRVGAETASHQGYTTSLIKSDAPMTKLDAGKDSRIIPLGRIIRATGLDELPQLINVLRGEMSLVGPRPCVRYEYEMYEPWQKRRFDAVPGLTGLWQVSGKNRTTFNQMIHFDIEYSERMSLWLDLKIMVKTLPALIQQCRDQRVARRGESQAARITTAVPIHSAVAVSRFGAK; from the coding sequence GTGTTGTTCGGTTGCCCACCAGGGAGGCAAGCGACAAGCAACATTCAGAAGATTATGGAGAATGTCGAAAATCGGAAAGTCGTTGGTTTGAAACAAAAGCAAACAGTGGAAAATGGATCTGTCAACAATAGCGCCGCACCGATGTGGAAGCGCTTGCTTGACGCCGTGGTTATTCTGCTGACTCTCCCGGCTACCCTTCTGGTCGGCGCACTGATCGCAATTGGGATCAAGCTGGGATCTCGCGGTCCGGTTTTGTTTCGCCAGGAACGAATCGGTTACAAAGGACAACGGTTCGTTTGCTTTAAGTTTCGCACCATGCGCGTCGGGGCGGAGACCGCTTCGCATCAGGGGTACACAACGAGTCTGATCAAATCAGATGCGCCCATGACCAAGCTGGATGCCGGCAAAGATTCCCGCATTATTCCCTTGGGTCGGATAATACGCGCCACCGGATTGGATGAGTTGCCACAACTTATCAATGTGTTGCGGGGGGAGATGAGCCTTGTCGGACCGCGCCCCTGTGTGCGCTACGAGTATGAAATGTACGAACCGTGGCAAAAGCGCCGCTTTGACGCCGTTCCCGGACTGACCGGACTGTGGCAGGTAAGTGGAAAAAACCGTACCACTTTTAACCAGATGATCCATTTCGACATTGAATATTCGGAGCGGATGAGTCTCTGGTTGGACTTGAAAATCATGGTCAAAACTTTGCCCGCACTCATTCAGCAGTGCCGGGATCAACGAGTTGCGCGCCGCGGCGAATCCCAAGCAGCACGAATTACCACGGCTGTGCCGATCCATTCCGCAGTGGCGGTTTCTCGTTTTGGTGCGAAATAA
- the rfbD gene encoding dTDP-4-dehydrorhamnose reductase: MKILVIGKYGQVAWELQRTLATLGQVVAVGRADLDLEDARAVRTLVAEVRPQLLVNAAAYTMVDQAETEKDLCVKINTALPETLADEARRLGAWLIHYSTDYVFGGSKTTPYVETDPTSPSGVYATSKLEGEKAVAASGADYLLFRVCWVYGARGRNFMQTMHRLARERETLRVVRDQFGSPTWSRMIAEASAQAAQQVMRSKARQEFRGIYHLAASGSTNWYEFARRIIEALPESERKCRQVEGITTAEYPTPVRRPAYSVLNCDKLEKVFELRLPDWEHSLHQVLDLS, encoded by the coding sequence ATGAAGATTTTGGTCATCGGAAAATATGGTCAGGTTGCCTGGGAGTTGCAGCGAACCTTGGCGACTTTGGGTCAGGTTGTCGCCGTGGGCCGGGCCGATCTTGATTTGGAGGACGCACGCGCGGTTCGAACCTTGGTGGCTGAAGTCCGGCCGCAACTGCTGGTGAATGCCGCCGCTTATACGATGGTGGACCAGGCCGAGACCGAAAAGGATTTGTGCGTCAAAATCAATACGGCCCTGCCGGAGACACTGGCGGACGAAGCTCGCCGGCTCGGGGCCTGGTTGATCCACTATTCCACCGATTACGTGTTTGGCGGCTCGAAAACCACGCCGTACGTGGAAACCGATCCCACCTCTCCCTCGGGGGTTTACGCGACTTCAAAATTGGAGGGCGAAAAAGCGGTGGCCGCTTCCGGGGCGGATTATTTGCTGTTTCGCGTGTGCTGGGTGTATGGCGCGCGCGGACGGAATTTTATGCAGACCATGCACCGTTTGGCGCGTGAACGCGAGACGTTGCGCGTGGTGCGGGACCAGTTCGGTTCGCCAACCTGGTCGCGCATGATTGCCGAGGCCAGCGCTCAGGCGGCGCAGCAGGTGATGCGTTCCAAAGCGCGACAGGAGTTCCGCGGGATTTATCATCTGGCCGCCAGCGGTTCAACCAACTGGTACGAATTTGCGCGGCGGATTATTGAAGCGCTGCCGGAGTCGGAACGGAAATGCCGCCAGGTGGAAGGCATCACCACCGCGGAATATCCCACGCCGGTGCGCCGCCCTGCGTACTCGGTTTTGAATTGTGATAAATTGGAAAAAGTTTTCGAGCTGCGTCTGCCCGATTGGGAACACAGTTTGCACCAAGTTTTAGATCTATCATGA
- the rfbC gene encoding dTDP-4-dehydrorhamnose 3,5-epimerase: MKIATCDISGLVIIEPSVFGDARGFFMETWNEQRYHDAGLKWKFVQDNLSFSQRGILRGLHFQNPRGQGKLVQVLQGEVFDVAVDLRKSSPTFGRWHGLNLSAENKLQFYIPPGFAHGFAVLSETAMFAYKCTDFYSRENELSLLWNDPDIGIAWPLAHPQLSEKDQRGTRLNDLPRERLFD, translated from the coding sequence ATGAAAATTGCAACCTGCGACATATCGGGCTTGGTGATCATCGAGCCCAGTGTTTTTGGAGACGCGCGCGGTTTCTTCATGGAAACCTGGAATGAGCAACGCTACCACGACGCCGGGCTAAAATGGAAATTTGTTCAGGATAATTTGTCATTTTCACAACGGGGAATACTGCGGGGCTTGCACTTTCAAAATCCGAGAGGGCAGGGGAAGCTGGTCCAGGTTTTACAGGGCGAAGTATTTGATGTCGCGGTGGACCTTCGCAAAAGCTCTCCCACGTTTGGGCGGTGGCATGGTTTGAATCTATCGGCGGAAAATAAACTCCAGTTTTACATCCCGCCGGGGTTTGCGCATGGTTTTGCGGTGTTAAGTGAAACCGCCATGTTTGCCTACAAATGCACCGATTTTTATAGTCGCGAAAATGAGCTGTCTCTCCTTTGGAACGATCCCGACATCGGAATTGCCTGGCCGCTGGCCCACCCGCAACTTTCTGAAAAAGACCAACGGGGGACGCGATTAAACGACCTGCCCCGGGAACGTCTGTTTGATTAA
- the rfbB gene encoding dTDP-glucose 4,6-dehydratase, producing the protein MKLLITGGAGFIGSNLIHHLIDKPELEKLVNLDCLTYAGHLENLASVSRHPKYVFEKVDLRDKDEVVRVVRQHGITQVMHLAAESHVDRSITGPGDFITTNIVGTFNLLEACREFWAGHFDQHRFHHVSTDEVYGSLGATGFFTEVTPYAPNSPYSASKASSDMLVRAYHHTYQLNTVITNCSNNYGPFQFPEKLIPVVIQKGLARQPIPIYGDGMNVRDWLYVRDHAEALWLVLNRGKSGETYNIGGHNEWANLNIVKLICDLIDELAPQLGGNTRALISFVKDRPGHDRRYAIDASKLQQELGWVPAYTFERGIRETVRWYLENQTWVKTVLHK; encoded by the coding sequence ATGAAATTATTGATTACCGGCGGAGCGGGTTTTATCGGCTCAAACTTGATTCATCACCTCATTGACAAACCGGAGCTTGAAAAGCTGGTCAACCTGGATTGTCTCACCTACGCCGGCCATTTGGAGAATCTGGCGTCGGTCTCGCGTCACCCCAAGTACGTGTTTGAGAAGGTGGATCTGCGCGACAAGGACGAAGTGGTTCGCGTCGTGCGGCAGCATGGAATCACGCAGGTCATGCACCTGGCGGCGGAATCGCACGTGGATCGCTCGATCACCGGCCCGGGAGATTTCATCACCACCAATATCGTGGGGACGTTTAATCTGCTGGAGGCGTGTCGCGAATTTTGGGCGGGACATTTTGACCAGCATCGCTTCCATCACGTCTCGACGGACGAAGTGTATGGTTCGCTGGGGGCGACGGGATTTTTCACGGAGGTTACACCTTACGCGCCCAATTCACCGTACTCAGCCAGCAAAGCGTCCAGTGACATGTTGGTGCGGGCTTATCACCACACCTATCAGTTGAACACGGTGATCACCAACTGCTCCAACAACTACGGTCCCTTTCAATTTCCGGAGAAGTTGATTCCGGTGGTCATCCAGAAGGGGTTGGCGCGCCAGCCGATCCCGATTTACGGCGACGGCATGAACGTACGCGATTGGTTGTATGTGCGTGACCACGCGGAGGCGCTCTGGCTGGTCTTAAATCGGGGGAAGAGCGGCGAGACCTACAACATTGGCGGTCACAATGAATGGGCGAACCTCAACATTGTGAAGCTCATTTGTGATCTGATTGATGAATTGGCACCACAATTGGGCGGCAATACGCGCGCCCTCATTTCTTTCGTGAAAGATCGTCCGGGTCACGATCGTCGCTACGCCATTGACGCGAGCAAATTGCAACAAGAACTCGGTTGGGTGCCGGCCTACACCTTCGAGCGCGGTATTCGTGAAACCGTGCGTTGGTATCTGGAGAACCAAACCTGGGTGAAGACGGTGTTGCATAAGTAG
- the rfbA gene encoding glucose-1-phosphate thymidylyltransferase RfbA has protein sequence MKGIILAGGAGSRLYPLTLVASKQLQPVYDKPMVYYPLTTLIEGGIREFCLISTPHDLPRFKQLLGDGSRFGLTIDYRAQEKPAGIAQAFLIAESFIGKDHVTLILGDNIFYGGEAFGNAFNEFKSGATIFGYHVNDPERYGVVEFDAQGQALSIEEKPQRPKSNYAVPGLYIYDNQVLEIVSSQKPSARGELEITDVNVSYLRRQQLRVALLARGFAWLDAGTSSSLHEASAYVQTIEKRTGVKIGCPEEAAFRNGFLDLAQLEGLVAKMPKCEYRDYLEHEVLAEARRPAPGRA, from the coding sequence ATGAAAGGAATAATCTTGGCTGGCGGAGCCGGTTCGCGGCTTTATCCGTTAACCCTCGTCGCCAGCAAACAACTACAACCGGTTTACGACAAGCCGATGGTGTATTATCCGTTGACCACCTTGATCGAGGGTGGCATCCGGGAGTTCTGCCTGATCTCCACGCCGCACGATCTGCCGCGGTTCAAACAGTTGTTGGGCGACGGATCGCGTTTTGGGCTGACGATTGACTATCGTGCGCAAGAGAAACCGGCGGGTATTGCGCAGGCTTTTCTGATTGCGGAATCGTTCATCGGTAAAGACCACGTCACGTTGATCCTGGGTGATAACATTTTCTACGGAGGTGAAGCCTTTGGCAACGCGTTCAATGAATTTAAGAGCGGGGCCACCATTTTTGGCTATCACGTGAACGATCCAGAACGCTACGGCGTGGTGGAATTCGATGCGCAGGGACAGGCGCTTTCAATCGAGGAAAAACCGCAGCGACCCAAGAGCAACTACGCGGTGCCGGGTTTGTATATTTACGATAATCAGGTGTTGGAAATTGTCAGCAGTCAAAAGCCGTCCGCGCGTGGCGAGTTGGAGATTACTGACGTCAATGTTTCCTATCTCCGCCGCCAACAGTTGCGGGTGGCGTTATTGGCGCGCGGCTTCGCCTGGCTGGATGCGGGAACAAGCAGCAGTTTGCATGAGGCCAGCGCGTATGTGCAAACCATCGAAAAGCGAACTGGCGTAAAGATTGGTTGCCCGGAGGAAGCTGCCTTCCGCAACGGCTTTTTGGATTTGGCGCAACTCGAGGGGCTTGTCGCCAAAATGCCGAAGTGCGAATATCGCGACTACCTGGAGCATGAAGTACTCGCCGAGGCCCGAAGGCCGGCCCCCGGGCGCGCCTGA
- a CDS encoding endonuclease/exonuclease/phosphatase family protein: protein MKWLKFVLAGGLLALTTITARCETFRIAAYNLENYLDQPTESRRYIKSETAKAKIRETILAMRPDVIAFEEMGQLSALLELQRSLKSAGLDLPHHEYVRGFDTNIHICVLSRFPIVAHRSHTNANFLLSGKRFQVSRGFTDVEIQVNNHYRFILLGAHLKSRRPIPNADQAELRQAEAQLLRGIVDRYLAQDPQVNLVVVGDLNDTYNTPAVKTVIGIGKNKLVDTRPAERNGDNLPNPTNPRYFPRDISWTHYYGVEDSYSRLDYLLLSPGMAREWVREETYILTIPNWGQGSDHRPILATFDLGPDGQGKD, encoded by the coding sequence ATGAAATGGCTGAAGTTCGTGCTGGCCGGCGGCTTGCTGGCGTTAACGACGATAACCGCTCGATGCGAGACATTCCGGATTGCGGCTTACAACCTGGAAAATTATCTCGATCAACCAACTGAGTCGCGACGCTACATCAAGTCGGAAACCGCGAAGGCCAAGATTCGCGAAACCATCCTCGCCATGCGACCGGACGTCATCGCTTTTGAGGAGATGGGACAGCTCAGCGCGTTACTCGAACTCCAGCGCTCCCTTAAATCGGCGGGACTTGATTTGCCGCACCACGAGTACGTGCGCGGTTTTGACACCAACATTCATATCTGCGTGCTGAGTCGCTTTCCCATTGTTGCGCATCGTTCGCATACGAACGCCAATTTTCTTCTGAGCGGCAAACGCTTTCAGGTCAGTCGCGGTTTTACCGATGTGGAAATCCAGGTAAACAATCACTACCGGTTTATCCTGTTGGGGGCACATTTGAAATCGCGCCGTCCGATCCCCAACGCGGACCAAGCCGAGTTGCGACAGGCTGAAGCGCAGTTGCTCCGGGGGATTGTGGATCGCTATTTGGCGCAAGATCCCCAGGTCAATTTGGTGGTGGTTGGAGATTTGAACGATACCTACAACACGCCGGCCGTTAAAACGGTGATTGGTATCGGAAAAAACAAACTGGTGGATACGCGTCCCGCCGAACGCAACGGCGACAATCTTCCGAACCCGACCAATCCGCGTTACTTTCCCCGCGACATCAGTTGGACGCACTATTATGGCGTCGAGGACAGTTACTCGCGGTTGGATTATTTGCTGCTGAGTCCCGGCATGGCCAGGGAATGGGTCCGGGAGGAAACTTACATTCTCACCATTCCCAACTGGGGCCAAGGTTCAGATCACCGCCCCATTCTGGCCACGTTTGATCTCGGTCCGGATGGCCAAGGAAAGGACTGA
- a CDS encoding SAM-dependent methyltransferase, with protein MTEIIKAEIAAQGAIPFSRFMELALYCPEYGYYEQKSGTVGRSGDFYTSVSVGSLFGTLLAFQFARWLERLPDDPVCLVEAGAHDGKLAGDVLNWLVAHQPELMSRLTYVIIEPSARRRAWQAETLQRFDTSVTWVRDASELPKDLRGVIFSNELLDAFPVRRLGWNQRMQQWFEWGVVWSANAFHWTRLSGTVTLPEWFQVPPELQCALPADHTLELNSAAEQWWRSAAQALRRGWLLTLDYGLDAEDFLSPHRPNGTVRAYHQHRAVPDALGLPGAQDLTAHVNFSRLQREGEGLGLVTEFYGLQGRFLSNLAKQLMQDHRLATTWSARWSRELQTLIHPEHLGRSFRVLLQSRGITDTHGGHIG; from the coding sequence TTGACCGAGATTATTAAGGCGGAAATTGCCGCTCAGGGCGCGATCCCGTTCTCCCGATTCATGGAGCTGGCCTTGTATTGTCCCGAATATGGATATTACGAGCAGAAAAGTGGCACAGTCGGGCGATCGGGAGATTTCTATACCAGCGTCAGCGTCGGATCGCTTTTCGGGACCTTGCTGGCCTTTCAATTCGCGCGTTGGTTGGAGCGTTTGCCTGACGATCCGGTTTGCCTGGTGGAAGCCGGCGCGCACGATGGAAAATTGGCCGGCGATGTTTTGAATTGGTTGGTTGCCCACCAACCAGAACTGATGTCGCGGCTGACCTACGTGATCATCGAGCCGTCGGCGCGGCGTCGAGCTTGGCAAGCGGAGACTTTGCAACGATTCGACACCTCGGTTACCTGGGTGCGCGACGCGTCCGAGCTTCCCAAGGATTTGCGCGGGGTGATTTTTTCCAACGAGTTGCTGGATGCGTTTCCGGTGCGGCGACTGGGTTGGAATCAGCGGATGCAGCAGTGGTTTGAATGGGGCGTGGTCTGGTCGGCAAACGCATTTCACTGGACCAGGTTGTCGGGAACGGTGACGTTGCCCGAATGGTTTCAAGTTCCACCCGAGTTGCAATGCGCCTTACCCGCGGACCATACCTTGGAACTGAATTCCGCCGCCGAGCAATGGTGGCGAAGTGCGGCGCAAGCTTTACGACGGGGTTGGCTGTTGACTCTGGATTACGGATTGGACGCCGAGGATTTTTTATCGCCACATCGCCCGAACGGAACGGTTCGAGCTTACCATCAGCATCGAGCTGTCCCAGACGCGCTCGGGTTGCCCGGTGCGCAAGACCTCACGGCGCACGTTAATTTCTCGCGGTTGCAACGCGAGGGAGAAGGGTTGGGATTGGTAACGGAGTTTTATGGCTTGCAGGGAAGGTTTTTGTCAAACCTCGCGAAGCAATTGATGCAAGACCACAGACTCGCAACGACGTGGAGCGCGCGGTGGAGTCGGGAATTGCAAACGCTGATTCATCCGGAGCATTTGGGACGGAGCTTCCGGGTTTTGTTGCAGAGCCGGGGTATTACGGATACGCATGGAGGACATATTGGTTGA
- a CDS encoding N-acetyltransferase → MSTSDPSYQRIAADVKLGQRVKIFAFTNLYGCSIGDDTKIGTFVEIQKGAYVGARCKISSHSFICEGVTIEDEVFIGHGVTFINDRFPRATNAGGQLQTEADWKCDVTRVKRGASVGSGATILCGVTIGEGAIIGAGSVVTKDVPAGAVVAGNPARILRTERVH, encoded by the coding sequence GTGAGTACCTCCGACCCATCGTACCAGCGGATCGCTGCCGACGTAAAACTGGGGCAACGCGTTAAAATTTTTGCGTTCACCAATCTTTACGGTTGTTCGATCGGCGATGACACCAAAATTGGTACCTTCGTTGAAATTCAAAAAGGCGCTTACGTTGGCGCACGTTGTAAAATTTCCAGCCACAGTTTTATCTGCGAAGGCGTGACCATCGAAGATGAGGTCTTCATTGGGCACGGCGTTACGTTCATCAACGACCGCTTTCCCCGGGCTACCAACGCTGGCGGGCAACTGCAGACGGAAGCCGATTGGAAATGCGATGTCACGCGGGTGAAACGTGGCGCTTCGGTTGGTTCGGGCGCCACCATTTTGTGTGGTGTTACGATTGGTGAAGGCGCTATCATCGGCGCGGGTAGTGTGGTGACGAAAGATGTGCCCGCCGGAGCGGTGGTGGCTGGTAATCCAGCCCGCATCCTCCGAACCGAGCGAGTGCATTGA
- a CDS encoding type IV pilus twitching motility protein PilT, whose translation MAKIDAFFNLMFEQKASDLHLSAGNNPMLRINGELHRVEHPPLDNDTLKTMIYEIAPDYKIKTFEESGDVDFGYEIPNISRFRANFFNQKAGVAAVFRQIPSRVLSFEDFEKLEAPLPPVLKKFAMLNKGLVIVTGPTGSGKSTTLAAMLDYANKNRRDHIITMEDPIEFVHESKNCLINQREVGLHTKGFASGLRGALREDPDIILIGELRDLETIELAIMAANTGHLVFGTLHTPGAAKTVDRIIDVFPADQQNKIRATLSESLKGIVAQNLFKRIDKKGRVAALEILVFNTAIANLVREAKTHQIPGMIQVGKKAGNQPLDDSIMEHLRMKRISPEEAYEKSLEKRKFRPFLAHPPEDEEA comes from the coding sequence ATGGCCAAAATTGACGCGTTTTTCAACTTGATGTTCGAACAAAAGGCCTCCGACCTGCATCTCTCGGCGGGCAACAATCCGATGCTGCGCATCAACGGCGAGCTGCATCGCGTGGAACATCCGCCCTTGGATAATGACACGCTCAAGACGATGATTTACGAGATCGCCCCCGACTACAAGATCAAGACGTTTGAAGAATCGGGCGACGTGGATTTCGGTTATGAGATTCCCAACATCTCCCGCTTTCGCGCGAACTTTTTCAATCAAAAAGCCGGAGTTGCCGCCGTTTTTCGACAAATCCCGAGCCGCGTGCTTTCCTTTGAAGACTTTGAGAAATTGGAAGCGCCCCTGCCCCCCGTGCTGAAGAAATTCGCCATGCTGAACAAGGGACTGGTCATCGTCACCGGTCCGACCGGCTCAGGCAAATCCACCACACTCGCGGCAATGCTGGATTACGCGAATAAAAACCGGCGCGACCATATCATCACGATGGAAGACCCGATTGAATTCGTGCATGAGAGCAAAAACTGTCTGATCAACCAACGCGAAGTCGGTCTGCACACGAAAGGTTTCGCTTCGGGATTGCGCGGCGCGTTGCGTGAAGACCCGGATATTATTTTGATCGGTGAGTTGCGCGACCTCGAAACCATCGAACTGGCAATCATGGCAGCGAACACTGGTCACCTGGTCTTCGGTACGTTGCATACCCCTGGAGCGGCAAAAACCGTGGACCGGATTATTGACGTGTTTCCCGCCGATCAGCAGAACAAAATCCGGGCGACCCTTTCCGAATCCCTGAAAGGCATTGTCGCTCAAAACCTGTTCAAGCGGATTGACAAAAAAGGACGCGTCGCGGCCCTTGAGATTCTGGTGTTCAACACGGCCATCGCCAACCTCGTGCGCGAAGCCAAGACGCACCAGATTCCCGGCATGATCCAGGTCGGCAAAAAAGCGGGCAACCAACCGCTCGACGATTCCATCATGGAACACCTGCGGATGAAACGCATTTCGCCGGAAGAGGCGTATGAGAAAAGCCTCGAGAAACGCAAGTTTCGCCCGTTCCTGGCTCATCCACCCGAAGACGAAGAAGCGTAA
- a CDS encoding Gfo/Idh/MocA family oxidoreductase, with protein sequence MKQAIKVGVVGCGYWGPNLIRNLRQAAGCELKVICDASESRLKHMRKLHQDVATTTQFSDLLQDGELDAIVVATPVRFHFEMAKAALLAGKHVFVEKPLARTVIEAEELVSLAEQNGLILMVGHTFLFSPAVRRMKEIIDAGDIGEIQYISARRLNLGLFQKDINVAWDLAPHDISIILYLLDEQPQSVSCQGSSHVNRHIEDVTMMYLTFKKNRCAFVQNSWLDPKKIRQMTVVGSRRMIVYDDTEPLEKLKIYDARVEVPAHYDTFAEFTYSYHYGDSYVPYIKQDEPLKLECQHFLDCIRGEAKPITSGQSGLEVVRILEASSTSLQQQGQAISIAQVTGNRPRNGFSSKSSTDGKSGKARVGAAAGLHNALGA encoded by the coding sequence ATGAAACAAGCCATCAAGGTGGGGGTCGTGGGGTGTGGTTATTGGGGACCGAACTTAATCCGAAATTTGCGTCAAGCGGCTGGCTGCGAGCTGAAGGTCATTTGTGATGCCAGCGAGTCGCGTTTGAAACACATGCGCAAACTGCATCAAGACGTTGCCACCACCACGCAGTTCAGCGATTTGCTGCAAGATGGAGAATTGGATGCAATCGTCGTTGCGACCCCGGTGCGTTTCCACTTTGAAATGGCAAAAGCCGCCTTGCTTGCCGGGAAGCACGTATTCGTCGAAAAACCATTGGCCCGCACTGTGATCGAGGCGGAAGAGTTGGTATCGTTGGCCGAACAGAATGGGTTGATTTTGATGGTTGGCCACACCTTCCTCTTTTCGCCCGCTGTTCGCCGAATGAAAGAAATCATTGATGCGGGGGATATTGGAGAAATTCAGTATATCTCGGCGCGCCGGCTGAATTTGGGATTGTTTCAAAAAGATATCAATGTGGCCTGGGATCTGGCCCCGCATGATATTTCCATCATCCTGTATTTGCTGGATGAGCAACCCCAGTCCGTCTCGTGTCAGGGCAGCAGTCATGTGAACCGTCATATCGAAGACGTGACCATGATGTATCTGACCTTCAAAAAGAATCGGTGCGCATTTGTTCAAAATAGTTGGTTGGACCCGAAGAAGATCAGGCAAATGACGGTCGTGGGGTCGCGCCGCATGATCGTTTATGACGACACCGAGCCGTTGGAGAAATTGAAGATTTACGACGCGCGGGTTGAAGTTCCAGCCCATTATGACACATTCGCCGAATTTACCTATTCCTACCATTACGGTGACTCATACGTGCCATACATTAAACAAGATGAACCGCTAAAACTGGAATGTCAGCACTTCCTGGACTGCATCCGTGGCGAGGCAAAGCCGATTACCAGCGGCCAATCCGGGCTGGAAGTGGTGCGCATTCTGGAAGCTTCAAGCACTTCGTTGCAGCAACAGGGGCAGGCGATCTCCATTGCGCAAGTCACCGGAAATCGTCCGCGTAATGGTTTTAGTTCGAAATCAAGCACGGATGGTAAAAGTGGTAAGGCCCGCGTCGGCGCGGCCGCCGGATTGCACAACGCGTTGGGAGCGTGA
- a CDS encoding PilT/PilU family type 4a pilus ATPase, with protein sequence MRRPELDHILNTMLDSQPEVSDLIFTVDRPLQVESFGELKPVSLDPPIEKLSPYQTESIALNLIGENQWHLQDLMRKGSCDTSYQLAERARFRVNIFSQRGCYSIVCRKLNTQIPTLATLKMPEILQQIPKEKTGLVLVTGATGSGKSTTLAAILNEVNLTKAVHIVTLEDPVEFVYPNVRATFNQREQGTDFDNFSNGLRAALRQAPKIILVGEMRDRETVSIALSAAETGHLVLSTLHTIDAGQTINRILGMFEPEEQDSIRARLADSLRWIVGQRLVPRIGGGRHALLEIMASNLRVQETIRMGESEGKSFYEIIQASYAFGWKTFDHAVLEAFEQGKITEETAMLYCTKRGVVTRGIDNMRKSRGEITSNVGSLRMKGIVDFSGKSVDRKPALKIK encoded by the coding sequence ATGCGGCGCCCGGAATTAGATCACATCCTGAACACCATGCTGGATTCCCAGCCTGAGGTATCCGACTTGATTTTCACCGTAGATCGGCCTCTGCAAGTCGAATCCTTCGGCGAACTCAAGCCGGTCTCGCTGGACCCGCCCATCGAGAAATTGAGCCCCTATCAGACCGAGTCCATCGCTCTGAATCTGATTGGAGAAAACCAATGGCACTTGCAAGACCTGATGCGCAAAGGCTCGTGCGATACCTCGTACCAACTGGCCGAGCGCGCGCGCTTCCGCGTGAACATTTTTTCGCAACGCGGCTGTTACTCCATCGTCTGCCGCAAACTAAACACGCAGATTCCCACTCTGGCCACACTGAAAATGCCGGAAATTCTGCAACAAATTCCCAAGGAAAAAACCGGTCTCGTCCTGGTCACCGGCGCTACCGGGTCCGGAAAATCCACCACGTTGGCGGCCATCCTCAATGAGGTCAACCTCACCAAGGCGGTGCATATTGTGACCTTGGAAGACCCCGTGGAATTTGTGTATCCGAACGTGCGAGCCACCTTTAATCAGCGCGAGCAAGGCACAGATTTCGACAACTTTTCCAACGGTCTGCGCGCGGCCTTGCGGCAGGCGCCCAAGATCATCCTGGTCGGTGAAATGCGCGACCGCGAAACCGTCAGCATCGCGTTGAGCGCGGCGGAAACGGGTCACCTCGTGCTCAGTACACTGCATACGATTGACGCCGGTCAAACCATCAACCGTATCCTCGGTATGTTTGAACCCGAGGAGCAGGATTCCATCCGCGCCCGCCTGGCGGACTCGTTGCGTTGGATTGTTGGCCAACGACTCGTGCCCCGCATCGGCGGCGGCCGCCATGCCCTGTTGGAAATCATGGCTTCGAATCTCCGCGTTCAGGAAACCATTCGCATGGGTGAATCCGAGGGCAAAAGCTTCTACGAAATCATCCAGGCCAGCTACGCCTTCGGTTGGAAGACCTTCGACCACGCGGTATTGGAAGCCTTTGAACAAGGCAAAATCACCGAGGAAACCGCCATGCTTTATTGCACGAAGCGCGGCGTGGTCACGCGCGGCATTGATAACATGCGCAAATCGCGCGGAGAAATCACCAGCAACGTCGGTTCACTTCGCATGAAAGGCATCGTGGACTTCTCCGGCAAATCCGTGGATCGAAAGCCCGCGTTGAAAATAAAATAA